In Flavobacterium sp. N3904, one DNA window encodes the following:
- a CDS encoding PstS family phosphate ABC transporter substrate-binding protein, with protein MSGNKKYVVLIFMCLLFAYCNQKGEESKNEETILKGTATIFVDETITPIVEDEVMVFESKYDAKFTLVSKSESEILNSLFDKEAKIAVLARNLSKKELNIFEQRKILPKITKFATDAIALVANKNSNDTLIALKDVVGFMKGERTSKIKGLVFDNPNSSTVRYINTLAGLNQIPENDVYSFKTNNEVLKYVSENDGMVGIVGVNWLSQPNPSMEKVISNINVLNVKGIGGKDFYSPSQNNLAEGTYPLVRDLYIINCQGTSGLGMGFASFVAGDIGQRIVLKSGLLPVVIPARKLNIVREKENKEEK; from the coding sequence ATGTCTGGAAATAAAAAATATGTAGTTTTAATTTTTATGTGCCTTTTATTTGCTTATTGCAATCAAAAAGGGGAAGAGTCAAAAAATGAAGAAACTATTTTAAAAGGGACAGCTACAATTTTTGTAGACGAAACGATAACTCCAATTGTAGAAGATGAAGTAATGGTTTTTGAAAGTAAGTATGATGCAAAATTCACCTTAGTTTCAAAATCAGAATCCGAAATTCTAAATTCATTATTTGATAAAGAAGCTAAAATCGCGGTTTTAGCCCGTAATTTATCTAAAAAAGAGTTAAATATTTTCGAACAAAGAAAAATACTTCCTAAAATAACTAAATTTGCGACAGACGCAATTGCATTGGTGGCAAATAAAAACAGCAATGACACGTTGATAGCTTTGAAAGATGTTGTCGGATTTATGAAAGGAGAAAGAACTTCAAAAATCAAAGGTCTTGTATTTGACAATCCAAATTCTAGTACTGTAAGATATATTAACACTTTGGCAGGATTGAATCAAATTCCAGAAAATGATGTTTACTCTTTTAAAACGAATAACGAGGTTTTAAAATATGTTTCCGAGAATGATGGTATGGTTGGAATTGTTGGTGTAAATTGGTTGTCTCAGCCTAACCCATCAATGGAAAAAGTAATTTCTAATATCAATGTTTTAAATGTTAAAGGAATTGGCGGAAAAGATTTTTATTCGCCTTCTCAAAATAATTTGGCAGAAGGAACGTATCCTTTGGTACGAGATTTGTATATTATAAATTGTCAAGGAACTTCTGGTTTAGGAATGGGATTTGCTTCTTTTGTAGCGGGGGATATTGGTCAAAGAATCGTTTTAAAATCAGGATTGCTTCCTGTAGTGATTCCAGCCAGAAAATTAAATATAGTAAGAGAAAAAGAAAATAAAGAAGAAAAATAA
- a CDS encoding tetratricopeptide repeat protein — MNKVKVLSFAFLAFVAISHAQDINQAKKAIDAEQFESAKTILKSIINAKPTNGTASFYLGNVYMLQNNIDSAKIYYQKGLEGSEGAKLNNIGFGLIDLDNGNEAAAEEKFALATKDLRKKDIEEYLYIGRAYTFSTKPNYKKAIEVLNKAKAINPQDPQLNLALGNAYFGDKNQNDAYSAYRNAYTIDNTLIRAKMQLGVLLKGAKAYTEAIKAFDEVIAINPNYGPVYRELAETYYLWGRNEPSKYRIYVDKALVNYEKYLSLTDYSIHSRMRHADFLVLAGEYKALEAEANKMVELDKVNPRILRYLGFSAYQNGNYDVAIKSLVSFIENPSNKVIALDYQTLGFARIKKAVGEDGKAVDNDLFDKGVLDVKKASEMDPNGLSINLSELGKKLYELKLYKQAASLYEIAVANKESKNYVLDNFYLGNCLYFDNTRKDIVKPDPIALQRADQAYATVIEASPKTQDAYIYRARTNSLLENDEMTIKYYNDYVTIVTEKGPEELAKPAVIKKIIESYNTSAASYANTDKAKAIEYFNKTLVLDPANEYALSSLKALK; from the coding sequence ATGAATAAAGTTAAAGTTTTAAGTTTTGCTTTTTTGGCTTTTGTTGCAATCAGTCATGCGCAAGATATTAATCAAGCCAAAAAAGCAATTGATGCTGAACAGTTTGAAAGTGCAAAAACGATATTAAAATCAATAATAAATGCAAAACCTACTAATGGTACAGCATCTTTTTATTTAGGGAATGTATATATGTTGCAAAACAATATAGATTCTGCCAAAATTTATTATCAAAAGGGATTGGAAGGAAGTGAAGGAGCAAAACTTAACAATATTGGTTTTGGTTTAATCGATCTTGACAATGGAAATGAAGCTGCGGCTGAAGAGAAGTTTGCGTTAGCAACCAAAGATCTGAGAAAAAAAGATATTGAAGAGTATTTGTACATTGGTCGTGCCTATACTTTTTCTACAAAGCCAAATTATAAAAAAGCTATTGAAGTTCTAAATAAAGCTAAAGCAATTAATCCTCAAGATCCACAATTAAATTTGGCACTTGGAAATGCTTATTTTGGAGATAAAAACCAAAATGATGCTTATTCTGCATATAGAAATGCTTATACTATTGACAATACTTTAATCAGAGCTAAAATGCAATTGGGTGTTTTGCTTAAAGGAGCAAAAGCATATACAGAAGCTATAAAAGCATTTGATGAAGTTATTGCTATTAATCCAAATTATGGTCCTGTTTATAGAGAATTAGCTGAAACTTATTACTTATGGGGTAGAAATGAACCATCAAAATATAGAATTTATGTGGATAAAGCCCTTGTAAATTATGAAAAATATTTGTCTTTGACAGATTATTCTATTCATTCCAGAATGAGACATGCTGACTTTTTAGTGCTTGCGGGAGAATACAAAGCATTAGAAGCGGAAGCTAACAAAATGGTTGAGTTGGACAAAGTTAATCCTAGAATTTTACGTTATTTAGGATTTTCGGCCTATCAAAACGGAAATTATGATGTTGCCATAAAATCATTGGTAAGTTTTATTGAAAATCCCTCAAATAAAGTTATTGCTTTAGATTATCAAACTTTGGGTTTTGCCAGAATTAAAAAAGCTGTAGGTGAGGATGGTAAAGCGGTTGATAACGATTTGTTTGATAAAGGTGTTTTAGACGTTAAAAAAGCATCTGAGATGGATCCTAATGGCTTATCAATAAACTTAAGCGAGTTAGGAAAAAAATTATATGAATTAAAATTATACAAACAAGCTGCTTCACTTTATGAAATAGCAGTTGCTAACAAAGAATCTAAAAATTATGTTTTAGACAATTTTTATCTAGGTAATTGTTTGTATTTTGATAATACCAGAAAAGATATTGTTAAGCCTGATCCAATTGCTTTGCAAAGAGCTGATCAAGCATACGCAACTGTAATAGAAGCTTCTCCAAAAACCCAAGATGCTTATATTTATAGAGCTAGAACAAATAGTTTATTGGAAAATGACGAAATGACTATTAAATACTATAACGATTATGTTACTATAGTTACTGAAAAAGGACCAGAAGAGTTGGCAAAACCAGCAGTAATTAAAAAAATAATTGAAAGTTATAATACTTCTGCTGCTAGTTACGCAAACACTGATAAGGCTAAAGCAATTGAATATTTTAATAAAACTTTGGTTCTAGATCCTGCTAATGAATATGCATTAAGCTCATTAAAAGCTTTAAAATAG
- a CDS encoding 7-carboxy-7-deazaguanine synthase QueE, translating into MLSKEVQLEVNKGTMLPLMEEFYTIQGEGFHTGTAAYFIRIGGCDVGCHWCDVKESWNAELHPPTSIESIVENATKYADTIVITGGEPLMWDMAPLTQKLKNKKLKVHIETSGAYPLSGNWDWICLSPKKNKLPTQTVYDNANELKVIIYNKHDFIFAEEQAEKVNNNAILFLQPEWSKKEEMTPLIVEYVMNNPKWRVSLQTHKYLNIP; encoded by the coding sequence ATGTTATCAAAAGAAGTCCAATTAGAAGTTAATAAAGGAACCATGCTGCCGTTAATGGAAGAGTTTTACACCATTCAGGGAGAAGGTTTTCATACTGGAACAGCTGCTTATTTTATTAGAATAGGAGGTTGCGATGTGGGTTGCCATTGGTGTGATGTTAAGGAAAGTTGGAATGCTGAATTGCACCCGCCTACTAGTATTGAATCAATTGTTGAAAATGCTACCAAATATGCTGATACGATTGTGATTACTGGGGGGGAGCCATTAATGTGGGATATGGCACCATTAACGCAAAAATTAAAAAACAAAAAATTAAAAGTTCATATAGAAACCTCAGGAGCTTACCCATTAAGTGGAAATTGGGATTGGATTTGTCTTTCTCCTAAGAAAAATAAATTGCCAACTCAAACGGTTTATGACAATGCAAATGAACTAAAAGTAATTATTTATAATAAACATGACTTTATTTTTGCCGAAGAACAGGCTGAAAAAGTAAATAATAATGCAATTCTTTTTCTGCAACCAGAATGGAGTAAGAAAGAGGAAATGACACCTTTGATAGTTGAGTATGTCATGAATAATCCTAAATGGAGAGTTTCATTGCAAACTCATAAATATTTGAATATTCCTTAA
- a CDS encoding energy transducer TonB, with protein MKRILLSAITLFIVQFASAQANTTMIDDAPYNYEDVEIRPEFPGGYDAFMKFIGTNFKMPEYEGNGGTLKVAFIIEIDGTVTNVKVVKDLGEGTGPEAKRVISMSPRWSSGEFRGKKVRVLYELPIKIASQG; from the coding sequence ATGAAAAGAATTCTACTTTCAGCTATTACTTTGTTTATAGTGCAATTTGCCTCTGCACAAGCTAATACTACTATGATTGATGATGCCCCTTACAATTATGAAGATGTAGAAATCAGACCTGAATTTCCTGGAGGATACGATGCATTTATGAAATTTATTGGAACAAATTTCAAAATGCCGGAATATGAGGGAAATGGAGGTACTTTAAAAGTGGCTTTTATCATCGAAATTGATGGAACTGTTACCAATGTAAAAGTGGTTAAAGATCTTGGAGAAGGAACAGGGCCAGAAGCCAAAAGAGTAATTTCTATGTCTCCGCGATGGTCTTCAGGTGAATTTAGAGGAAAAAAAGTTAGGGTACTTTATGAGTTGCCTATAAAAATTGCGAGTCAAGGATAG
- a CDS encoding YfiT family bacillithiol transferase, translating to MDNSELEKLKYPIGKFEAPETYSTVYITDKIKEIASFPERLKKEVAHLSDEQLDTPYRQEGWTIRQVIHHCSDSHMNCYIRLKWTLTEETPVIKFYYEDRWAQLEDNLTMPIQPSLLLLEGLHYRLAYLMESFNHAELKKSFIHPEHNKEIQIQELIGTYAWHGNHHLAHITELKKRKGW from the coding sequence ATGGACAATTCAGAGTTAGAAAAATTAAAATATCCGATTGGGAAATTTGAAGCCCCTGAAACATATTCAACAGTGTATATTACTGACAAAATTAAAGAAATAGCTTCATTTCCAGAAAGACTAAAAAAAGAAGTTGCCCATTTGTCAGACGAACAACTAGATACACCATATCGTCAAGAAGGATGGACGATTAGACAAGTTATTCATCATTGCAGCGACAGTCATATGAATTGTTACATTCGATTAAAATGGACTTTGACTGAAGAGACTCCAGTTATAAAATTCTACTATGAAGATCGATGGGCACAATTAGAAGACAACTTAACGATGCCAATTCAACCCTCTTTATTATTATTGGAAGGACTCCATTATAGATTGGCCTATTTGATGGAAAGTTTCAATCATGCCGAATTAAAAAAGTCATTTATACACCCTGAACATAATAAAGAAATTCAAATACAAGAATTAATTGGAACTTATGCTTGGCATGGAAATCACCATCTTGCCCATATTACAGAGCTAAAGAAAAGAAAAGGATGGTAG
- a CDS encoding class I SAM-dependent methyltransferase — protein MKDLFGRAILDYQTNNQPEDLITETSISEEDEMSVSYLFRSYDEMPIIEQKALQLAKGKILDVGCGAGSHSLTLQNDRNLDVTSIDISENAIQACTLRGLKNARVQDIMTLENEKFDTILLLMNGTGIFGRLKETAVFLQKLKSLLNPNGQILIDSSDIIYMFDEDEDGGKWIPSENEYYGETIFTITYKGEKELPLDWLFLDYNTLQNAAFANGLQCELVLEGEHYDYLAKLSI, from the coding sequence ATGAAAGACCTTTTCGGAAGAGCCATACTGGATTATCAAACTAACAACCAACCCGAGGATTTAATTACAGAAACTTCGATTTCAGAAGAAGACGAGATGAGCGTTTCCTATCTTTTTAGGAGTTATGATGAAATGCCAATAATTGAACAAAAAGCATTACAATTAGCCAAAGGAAAAATTCTCGATGTAGGATGTGGTGCAGGAAGTCATAGTTTGACTTTGCAAAATGACAGGAATCTTGACGTGACTTCTATCGATATTTCTGAAAATGCAATACAAGCGTGCACACTTCGTGGTTTGAAAAATGCAAGAGTTCAAGATATAATGACATTGGAAAACGAAAAATTCGATACCATTTTATTGTTGATGAATGGCACCGGAATATTTGGAAGACTAAAAGAAACAGCTGTTTTTTTGCAAAAACTAAAAAGCCTATTAAATCCTAATGGACAAATCCTCATCGATTCTTCAGACATTATATATATGTTTGACGAAGATGAAGATGGTGGTAAATGGATACCATCAGAAAATGAATATTATGGTGAAACTATATTTACTATTACATACAAAGGCGAAAAAGAATTACCACTAGATTGGTTGTTCCTTGATTACAATACATTGCAAAATGCAGCTTTCGCAAATGGATTGCAATGCGAATTAGTTTTAGAAGGTGAACATTATGATTATTTAGCAAAACTTTCTATTTAA
- a CDS encoding YkgJ family cysteine cluster protein → MKPALNELGKLAKDKHIENKKYFDKLKKKTPKNLDYVMQDIHDAEFKKTNCLKCANCCKTTGPLFTLADIERISKFLKQKPQQFIEQYLRIDEDKDYVLQSVPCTFLDLDNSCFIYDVRPKACREFPHTDRKKFQQITDLTLKNVSICPAAFNIVEEMKKKLPL, encoded by the coding sequence TTGAAACCAGCTTTAAACGAATTAGGAAAACTAGCCAAAGATAAGCATATCGAAAACAAAAAGTATTTTGATAAGCTAAAAAAGAAAACGCCAAAGAATTTAGATTATGTAATGCAAGACATTCATGATGCCGAATTCAAAAAAACCAATTGTTTGAAATGTGCCAATTGTTGTAAAACTACCGGGCCATTGTTTACTTTGGCAGATATTGAGCGTATTTCGAAATTTTTAAAGCAAAAGCCACAACAATTCATTGAGCAATATTTGAGAATTGATGAAGATAAGGATTATGTGTTGCAAAGTGTACCTTGTACTTTTTTGGATCTTGACAATAGTTGTTTTATTTACGATGTGAGGCCAAAAGCCTGTCGAGAATTCCCTCATACGGATAGAAAAAAGTTTCAGCAAATAACAGATTTAACACTTAAGAATGTCTCAATTTGTCCTGCGGCATTTAATATAGTTGAAGAAATGAAAAAGAAATTGCCGCTCTAA
- a CDS encoding ABC transporter permease, with amino-acid sequence MNLEYFIAKRLITAKDYKSSISAPIINIAISAIAIGMIMMIVSVATGIGLQNKIREKISAFNGQIIISNYDNNQSEITLLPIAKNQDFYPKFTSVPAVSHVQAIASKAGIIRTESAFEGIIFKGVGTDYQWENIKEYLVSGKLPDFSKSINNEVAISQFLANRLNLKVGDSFNTFFIKEDQNQLPNVRRFKITGIFNSGFQQFDATYIIGDIRHIQRINKWSPNQIGAFEVFVKDFSKIKETGEQVYKMTSSTLDTKTIIEKYSYIFEWLQLFDFNIIVILVVMILVATINMVVALLVLILERTQMIGILKALGANNWSVRKVFLYNAFYLIVRGLFWGNIIGISLLLLQQYFGIIKLNPENYYVNQAPVYLNLGYILALNLLTVTICALVLLIPSYIITKITPVKAIRFD; translated from the coding sequence TTGAATTTAGAATATTTCATAGCCAAAAGACTTATAACCGCCAAAGATTATAAAAGCAGTATATCAGCACCCATTATTAACATTGCAATTTCAGCCATTGCAATAGGAATGATTATGATGATCGTGTCGGTAGCCACGGGAATTGGTTTGCAAAATAAAATACGCGAAAAAATATCTGCTTTTAATGGCCAAATTATAATTTCAAATTATGATAACAACCAGTCTGAGATTACCTTGTTGCCCATTGCAAAGAATCAGGATTTTTATCCAAAGTTCACTTCAGTTCCAGCGGTAAGTCATGTGCAGGCAATTGCTAGTAAAGCCGGAATAATAAGGACTGAATCTGCTTTTGAAGGAATTATTTTCAAAGGTGTCGGGACTGATTACCAATGGGAGAATATAAAAGAGTATCTGGTTTCGGGTAAATTGCCAGATTTTTCTAAAAGCATCAACAATGAAGTGGCGATTTCTCAATTTCTTGCCAATAGATTAAATCTAAAAGTAGGCGATTCTTTTAACACCTTTTTTATAAAAGAGGACCAAAATCAATTGCCAAATGTTCGTAGATTCAAAATTACAGGAATATTCAATTCTGGATTTCAGCAATTCGATGCTACCTATATAATAGGTGATATTCGGCACATACAACGAATCAATAAATGGTCGCCCAATCAAATTGGAGCATTTGAGGTTTTTGTGAAAGATTTTAGTAAAATTAAAGAAACTGGAGAACAGGTGTACAAAATGACATCTTCGACACTAGATACAAAAACCATTATTGAAAAATACAGTTACATATTCGAGTGGTTACAATTGTTTGATTTCAATATTATTGTCATATTGGTAGTAATGATACTCGTAGCAACAATAAACATGGTTGTTGCTTTATTGGTTCTCATCTTAGAACGTACTCAGATGATTGGTATTTTAAAAGCATTAGGAGCTAATAATTGGTCTGTTAGGAAAGTATTTCTATACAATGCTTTCTATCTAATAGTAAGAGGATTGTTTTGGGGAAATATCATAGGGATTTCATTGTTGTTACTTCAACAATATTTTGGTATAATAAAACTCAACCCCGAAAATTATTATGTCAACCAAGCGCCAGTGTATCTTAATTTGGGATATATCTTGGCTTTAAATCTGCTTACAGTAACAATTTGCGCTTTGGTGTTATTGATTCCTTCCTATATAATCACCAAAATTACCCCAGTCAAAGCTATTCGTTTCGATTAA